CCGCCACCTATACCGATACCTTGGGTACTCCCCAGTCCGTGAGTTCCAATACCACCAGCCTCCGTGTGGATGAGTTGCTGGATGTCACTGTCGCTTCCAATGATGCGGGCTATATCCCTGCTTCATCGCCGGAGAGCGGCGCTGTGTTGTCCTTCACCGTCACCAATACCGGGAACGGGGGTGAGGCCTATGACCTCGCAGTAAACTCTGCGCTTACTGGTGACCAGTTCGACCCTCAAAATACGCTGATATACATCGATAGTAACGGCGATGGCCTCTACGACGCCGGTGACGCGCTGTATGACTCAAGTACGCCCCTGCAACTTACTGCGGATGAATCAATCGCGGTCTTCGTGGTTGCCGACATTCCCGATGCACAGTCCAGCAGTGACCTGGGCCTGATAGAGCTGACTGCGGAATCTATTACCGCACAGGCTAGTGCCGGTAGCGATGCACCGGGTACCGTGTTCGCGGGGCAGGGTGATGGCGGCGGCAATGCGGTGGTAGGTAGCAGCGGTGCCGCAGCGGCCGCCCAGAATGGCTACCAGATTATCCTGGTGCAGCCCGCCTTCACCAAGAGTCAGAGCGTGGTCGACCCCTTCGGGGGCAGTGCCGCGGTCCAGGGCGCGATCATTACCTATACCCTCACCTTTTCTGCCAGCGGAGTTGGCGACATTACGGATGTGATCCTGAGTGATGACATCCCTGATAATACCAGTTACGTGGCAGGCTCCATCACCCTGAACGGTGCAGGTAAAAGCGATGCCGCTGACACTGATGAAGCGCGGTTCGATAGTAGTACGACTCCGCCGTTTGTCGAAATCAACATTGGCACGGTCACCGCACCGGCCACCTACACGGCCACTTTCCAGGTGGAAATTGACTGATTGCTAGTGAGGTTCAGATGAAAAAAATCTTTGGGGCTTTGGTCCTTGCTGTCGGGTTGGTGACGGCGGCGGTGCCGGCTTTCGCTGCAGTAGAGTTGGAAACCCGCGCATTTATTGAGGTGGCTATCACCGATACGAATGGTGTGCAAAGCAAAGAGCTGCAGCCGGTTGAACGTGCGCAGCCGGGGCAGGAAGTGGTATTCGTTATCACCTATCGCAACACTGGTGAAGAGCCAGCGGAAAACCTGGTAGTAAATAACCGGGTACCAAAAGAGATGGTGTACGTAGCCGATAGCGCTCAGGGTGAGAGTGCGCTTATTCAGGTTTCCGTAGATGGCAACCGTTTTGGCTCTCTGCAAAGCCTGCAGGTCACAGAGGCCGACGGTTCCGTTCGCGCTGCGAAGGCATCGGATGTGGTGGCGCTGCGCTGGACTTTACAGGGTGCGGTTGCTCCTGGTGATTCCGGCAGTGTGCGGTACCGGGCAGTTTTGAAATAATCCGCGCTAATGCGGTGGCTCATATCAAGTATTAAAAATGGAATCGGGGTGGAGTGAAAATGTTTACCAAAAAATTAACGTTCTATTGGGCTGTAATCGGGTTACTTGCGGTGGGTGTGTCTCCACTGGCGTTTGCCGCGGGTACTACCGCAGGTGATACGGTTTCCAATACCGCGACCGTCTCCTACCAGGTGGGTGGCGTGGATCAGGCAGATGTTGACAGTAATGAAGCGACATTCACTGTGGATAGAGTGATCCGTATGACGCTCGATCAAAACGATAGCCCCGTACTCACTGTCCCAGGTGCGACGGCGATTGTGACCAGTTATACGCTTACAAATACTTCGAATGACATTTTGGATTTCAGCCTGAGTGCAGCGAACGTCACTACCGGAACATCGACCGGATTCGGGGCAGACTCCATTGATGGCGCTGCTGTTGCGGTGTATGTGGACAACGGTGATGGTGTTTTCAATGCCGCTGACGATACAAGTACCAGTGTTGATAACCTTGATGAGGATGGTACTGCCACCATTTTTGTGGTGCTCAACGTGCCGTCCACCGCTATAGATGGGGATATCCTCGGTGTCCTGCTAGGAGCTACCGCACTGGATTCAGATGGCTCTGTGCTGAGCGAAACTAGCGGTGCGAACACGGCTGGGATAGATACCGTATTTGGCGACCTGAGTGGCGCGGTTGACAGCAATGGTGATGCACAGATTACTGTATATGGCGCTTATGAAGTGGGCAGTGCGACCCTGAGTGTAGCAAAAAGCTCTACGGTAATTAGTGATCCGTTCAACGGAACCACCGATCCCAAATCTATACCGGGCGCAGTCATTGAGTACTGCATTGTGGTAGAAAATAGTGGTAGCACTGACGCCGATACTGTTGAAGTAAACGATCCTCTTCCAACCGAAACTACTTATGTGGCTGGCAGCGTTATGACCGGAACTGGTGCTGCTTGCGATAGTTCCGCGACAGATACCGGTTTTGGTTCTACCTCTGGCACGCCGGTTGACACCGTTACAGCATCGTTCGGTACTGTAACTTCTACCAGTGCTGTATGGGTCAGCTTCCAGGTAATCCTGAACTAGTCACCTCGCACCGGGTGGCATTAGCCACCCGCTCCGCTTCCCAGCGGTGCGCGATGTATAGCCGTCATGGTTGATACCCTCCTGGCCCAGCACTCACTCGTGCCCGGGGGACGTAAGTCCGCCGGGCTTTGTTGCGCCCGGCGTTTTCTGTTGGGGCTGGCAGCGATACTGTTGCTAGGGTTAATCCTTCCGTCCACTTCTCTGCGCGCTGCGGATATCGAAGTGGTCAATACCGCCCGCGCCGGCTGGGTATACCCGGGCGACTCGGCCTCCCGCTGGCTCGACTCCAATAGCGTTAGCCTGGGCGTATTGGAAACCCCAGCGTGTACCCCCTCCTCGGTCGCCTTTTACCAAAATGTCCCGTCCGCGTTTTCGGCCCCCGACAGTGTCAGCCGTAACTTCACAGGTGGCAGTTATGTTGATGCCTCGGGAGCACGCTTATCCTTGCCGGTACCCACCGCACTGGATGGCAGTGCGCTGTCGCTGCAGGCTTTAGAGTCTCGTGCTGCGACGGTATACCACGGTGGTGAGCCGGTACTGATTGCGCTCGAAGATGGCAACCGTAATATTGATGCCTCGGTGCGGGAATTCGTGGCGGTGGAACTGTCTGTCGATTATTCGGATACCGTATCCGGCGCAGATACTGGTTTGCCTGAGCGAGAACAGCTATACCTGTACGAAACCGGCCCGGATACCGGTGTCTTCGCGGCTGCCGTCAGGAGTAGTTTTTATCGCGCTGATCGACGCCCGCAGAGCGGCGATGGTCAACTGGTACTGGGTGAAAACGCACAACTCTCGCTGAGCTACCAGGACCCCATGTGTTCTGGAGAAGTTGCACGCGCCGGCGCATTTGCCGATCCGCTTGGCATGGTATTCGATTCCGTTGATGGAACACCTCTTGCCGGTGCTACGGTATCGCTAGTGAATGCCGGCGATGGCTCGCCGGCCATCGTTTATGACGATGACGGTGTAACGCCGTTCTCCAATACCCAGGTTACCGGCGGCAGCGGTAACCCGAGTTTCCGTTTCCCCTATGTTCCGCCGGGTAGCTATCGCCTGACGGTGGTACCCCCCTCGGGCTACACCGCGCCTTCCACCGTTGCCGACAGCGAAATGCCACCAGCGCCTGACGGTTTTCCTTACCGGGTAGTGACCGGTTCCCGGGGTGAGACATTTTCTGTTTCAGTGAGTCCGGCTCTGGCCATGGACGTACCTGTGGATCCTTCCGCGGCGGGCCTGCTATTGGAGAAAAGCGTCTCGAAAAGCGCCGCTGCCGCTGGTGATTACCTGCAATACCGCCTGCAGCTACAGAGCCTGATTTCTGCTCCCGCCAGCGAGGCATTGATTGTCGATCGCCTGCCGGCGGGCATGCGCTACCGTGCGGGATCCTTGTACCTCGATGGCGAAAAATTAGTGGAACCAACGATTGGCGCCGATGGCCGCACGCTTGAGATTCCCTTGGGTGCGCTGGCGGCCGATGCCCAGTTGGAAGTGCGCTATGTCGTTGAGGTGACCGCCGGCGTACCGACCGGTGAGGCGGTCAACACCGCTACCGCCACTGCTCTCAATCCGGGCGGTGGTGCTATGACTTCTAACCTGGCGCAGGTAGCGGTAACGATTAGCGAGCCCTTCATCAGCGACCGCTTCACCCTGGTCGGCGGTGTTTACGGGGGGGGTTGCGACGTCCCTTGGAGCGAACGCAAAGGCTTGGCGAATGTGCGCGTGCTGCTGGACGACGGCACCTATGTGGTCACCGATGCGGATGGCCGTTACCACATGGA
The nucleotide sequence above comes from Microbulbifer salipaludis. Encoded proteins:
- a CDS encoding DUF11 domain-containing protein; translation: MKKIFGALVLAVGLVTAAVPAFAAVELETRAFIEVAITDTNGVQSKELQPVERAQPGQEVVFVITYRNTGEEPAENLVVNNRVPKEMVYVADSAQGESALIQVSVDGNRFGSLQSLQVTEADGSVRAAKASDVVALRWTLQGAVAPGDSGSVRYRAVLK
- a CDS encoding DUF11 domain-containing protein — protein: MFTKKLTFYWAVIGLLAVGVSPLAFAAGTTAGDTVSNTATVSYQVGGVDQADVDSNEATFTVDRVIRMTLDQNDSPVLTVPGATAIVTSYTLTNTSNDILDFSLSAANVTTGTSTGFGADSIDGAAVAVYVDNGDGVFNAADDTSTSVDNLDEDGTATIFVVLNVPSTAIDGDILGVLLGATALDSDGSVLSETSGANTAGIDTVFGDLSGAVDSNGDAQITVYGAYEVGSATLSVAKSSTVISDPFNGTTDPKSIPGAVIEYCIVVENSGSTDADTVEVNDPLPTETTYVAGSVMTGTGAACDSSATDTGFGSTSGTPVDTVTASFGTVTSTSAVWVSFQVILN